The region TTCCCTTCACCTTCATCGATTCCTTGATCATGACCAAGTTGCCCGCGGCTCCGGGTATGCTCCCTTTGAGGAATAAAAGATTTTGATCCGGAACCACCTTAGCAACCTCTAAATTTTGTACCGTGACTCTCTCATTGCCCATGTGACCAGGCATCTTCTTTCCCTTAAAAACTCTTGAGGGATCGGCACATGCTCCAATGGAACCCGGTGCCCTGTGGAAACGCGAACCGTGAGAGGCAGGACCTCCTTTAAATCCCCATCTCTTCATGACACCTGCAAAACCCTTACCCTTGGAGATACCGGTGACATCTATTCTTTCTCCCTCGGAAAAGATATCAACTGTGAGAACTTGACCCACCTTGTAATCTTCACCTTCTGCAATAGTCA is a window of Actinomycetota bacterium DNA encoding:
- the rplC gene encoding 50S ribosomal protein L3; this encodes MMRGILGKKLGTTQIFKENKAVPVTVVEAGPCVVTQVKTKEKDGYSAIQIGFDEVKEKHLNAPLKGHFARAKVSPKKYLAEVTIAEGEDYKVGQVLTVDIFSEGERIDVTGISKGKGFAGVMKRWGFKGGPASHGSRFHRAPGSIGACADPSRVFKGKKMPGHMGNERVTVQNLEVAKVVPDQNLLFLKGSIPGAAGNLVMIKESMKVKGKSAKRSKHA